The Pseudomonas berkeleyensis genome includes a region encoding these proteins:
- a CDS encoding ExbD/TolR family protein codes for MAFSTQDSDEVLSEINVTPLVDVMLVLLVVFIVTAPLLTNSIPINLPKTEAVAPLEQKDPLVVSIDGEGKLFINKDEIQADLLESSLIQAKQEAEVVHEELRVQLQADDGVNYGEVARAMAAIERAGITKLAVITAR; via the coding sequence ATGGCCTTCTCGACCCAGGACAGCGACGAAGTCCTTTCCGAAATCAACGTCACGCCGCTGGTGGACGTCATGCTGGTGCTGCTGGTTGTGTTCATCGTCACGGCGCCGCTGCTGACCAACTCGATTCCGATCAACCTGCCGAAGACCGAGGCCGTGGCCCCGCTGGAGCAGAAAGACCCGCTGGTGGTGAGCATCGACGGTGAGGGCAAGCTGTTCATCAACAAGGACGAGATTCAGGCGGATCTGCTGGAGAGCAGCCTGATCCAGGCCAAGCAGGAGGCCGAAGTCGTGCATGAGGAACTGCGCGTGCAATTGCAGGCCGACGATGGCGTGAACTACGGCGAAGTGGCACGGGCCATGGCGGCCATCGAGCGCGCCGGTATCACCAAGCTGGCAGTCATCACTGCCCGCTAG
- the tauA gene encoding taurine ABC transporter substrate-binding protein, with amino-acid sequence MPRIHRLFAAVAAAAFASFSQADDLTIAYQTGIDPTKVAQADGAYEQAIGQKIDWRRFNSGAEVVTAIASGDVQIGNLGSSPLAAAASRNLPIVTFVVAAQINAAEALVVRNGSGIEKPADLTGKTLATPFVSTSHYSLLGALKHWQVDPAKVRIVNLNPAEINAAWQRGNIDGAFVWSPALGEIKKTGKVLTDAAEVGTWGAPTFEVWVARKDFAEKHPEVLEQFAKVTLDSFARYAAEKDQWTADSEPVRKIAALTGSNPADVPELLAGSAFPDRQQQLALLGERTAGDIAATAAFLKEQGKADRVLPDYSPYVSSQYIKP; translated from the coding sequence ATGCCCCGTATCCATCGCCTGTTCGCAGCCGTGGCCGCTGCTGCGTTCGCCTCGTTCAGCCAAGCTGACGACCTGACCATCGCCTACCAGACCGGCATCGATCCGACCAAGGTCGCTCAGGCCGACGGTGCCTATGAGCAAGCCATTGGCCAGAAGATCGACTGGCGCCGTTTCAACAGCGGCGCCGAAGTGGTCACCGCTATCGCCTCCGGCGACGTGCAGATCGGCAACCTCGGCTCCAGCCCACTGGCAGCCGCCGCCAGCCGCAACCTGCCCATCGTCACCTTCGTCGTCGCCGCGCAAATCAATGCCGCCGAGGCGCTGGTAGTACGCAATGGCAGCGGTATCGAGAAACCCGCCGACCTCACCGGCAAGACCCTCGCCACGCCGTTCGTGTCCACTTCGCACTACAGCCTGCTCGGTGCTCTCAAGCACTGGCAGGTCGATCCGGCCAAGGTGCGCATCGTCAACCTCAACCCGGCCGAGATCAACGCCGCCTGGCAACGCGGCAACATCGACGGCGCCTTCGTCTGGTCGCCGGCACTGGGCGAGATCAAGAAAACCGGCAAGGTGCTCACCGACGCCGCCGAAGTCGGCACCTGGGGCGCACCGACCTTCGAGGTCTGGGTCGCACGCAAGGATTTCGCAGAGAAACACCCCGAAGTGCTGGAACAGTTCGCCAAGGTCACCCTCGACAGCTTCGCCCGCTATGCGGCGGAGAAAGACCAGTGGACGGCCGACTCCGAACCGGTGCGCAAGATCGCCGCGCTGACCGGCTCCAACCCCGCGGACGTACCCGAGCTGCTGGCCGGCTCCGCCTTCCCGGATCGTCAACAACAACTGGCACTGCTCGGCGAGCGCACCGCTGGCGACATCGCCGCCACCGCCGCCTTCCTCAAGGAACAGGGCAAGGCCGACCGCGTACTGCCGGACTACTCGCCCTACGTCAGCAGCCAGTACATCAAACCCTGA
- a CDS encoding LysR family transcriptional regulator: MDLRQLRYLVALNEHRSFVRAAEAMGITQPAFSRSIQGLEQELGCVLIDRASKDLRPTPEGQIALQHALALIRGASNLTSEITQMSKLDAGDLHFGCGPALATSLLPDALLAFMQRYPRIRTRFEVDNWEQLSRNLNRGEIEFFIADIRHCEADPGVQTQPLRPRAGLFFCRPEHPLLGKESLSTNDLFDFPLAASRIPSEARKVLANLSGKIDISIHLECEQIPLLVQLVKRSDAIGIATHEAVADELARGALVQLHLRNLPSNLDSLSARCGIVTRTGFRLSPAAKAMIDLLLTLDHSKSAQVA, encoded by the coding sequence ATGGATTTGCGTCAGCTCCGCTACCTTGTCGCACTCAACGAACACCGCAGCTTCGTTCGCGCAGCCGAGGCGATGGGTATCACTCAACCGGCATTCAGCCGCAGCATCCAGGGCCTGGAGCAGGAGCTTGGCTGCGTGCTGATCGACCGTGCGAGCAAGGATCTACGCCCCACCCCAGAGGGACAGATCGCACTGCAACATGCCCTGGCGTTGATTCGCGGTGCCAGCAACCTGACCAGTGAAATCACCCAGATGAGCAAGCTGGATGCCGGCGACCTGCATTTCGGTTGTGGCCCGGCGCTGGCCACCAGCCTGCTGCCCGATGCATTGTTGGCGTTCATGCAGCGTTACCCCCGCATTCGCACGCGCTTCGAAGTGGACAACTGGGAGCAACTGAGTCGCAACCTGAACCGTGGCGAGATCGAATTCTTCATCGCCGACATCCGCCACTGCGAAGCCGACCCTGGGGTTCAGACACAACCGCTACGGCCGCGCGCAGGCCTGTTCTTCTGCCGCCCCGAGCACCCCTTGCTGGGCAAGGAAAGCCTGTCGACCAATGACCTCTTCGACTTCCCCCTGGCGGCCAGCCGTATCCCGAGCGAAGCGCGCAAGGTGTTGGCCAACCTCAGCGGCAAGATCGATATCAGCATTCATCTGGAATGCGAACAGATTCCCCTGCTGGTGCAGTTGGTCAAACGCAGCGATGCCATCGGCATCGCGACCCATGAAGCCGTGGCGGACGAGTTGGCCCGTGGTGCTCTGGTGCAACTGCACCTGCGCAACCTGCCAAGCAACCTCGATAGCCTCAGCGCCCGCTGCGGCATCGTGACCCGTACGGGTTTTCGCCTGTCCCCTGCGGCTAAGGCGATGATCGACCTGCTGTTGACACTGGATCACTCGAAGTCCGCTCAGGTGGCTTGA
- the tauA gene encoding taurine ABC transporter substrate-binding protein: MTPFPFVRRVLAALTLSSATLVAQAADFTVAYQTTVDPAKVAQADGAYEKATQAKIDWRKFDGGAEVITAVASGDVQIGYVGSSPLAAAATRQLPVQTFLIAAQIGAAEALVVRNGSGIDKPADLIGKKVAVPFVSTGHYSLLAALKHWNIDPSKVQILNLAPPAITAAWQRGDIDATYVWDPALGVAKETGKVLITSGELSELGAPTFDAWIVRKDFAEKHPEIVRAFAKVTLDAYANYRKDPQAWLANPDNIAKVVKLSGAKAEDIPLLLQGNVFPLAADQVTALGAPTTQAVSATAGFLKEQGKVDKVLPDYAPYVSNQYITN; the protein is encoded by the coding sequence ATGACCCCGTTTCCCTTCGTGCGCCGGGTACTGGCCGCACTGACCCTGTCGAGCGCGACCCTGGTCGCCCAGGCCGCCGACTTCACCGTTGCCTACCAGACCACCGTCGACCCGGCCAAGGTCGCTCAGGCCGATGGTGCCTATGAAAAAGCCACCCAGGCCAAGATCGATTGGCGCAAGTTCGACGGCGGCGCTGAAGTGATCACCGCCGTTGCCTCGGGCGATGTGCAGATCGGCTACGTCGGTTCCAGCCCGCTGGCAGCGGCAGCCACTCGACAACTGCCGGTACAGACCTTCCTTATCGCCGCGCAGATCGGCGCCGCCGAAGCACTGGTCGTACGCAACGGCAGCGGCATCGACAAACCGGCCGACCTTATCGGCAAGAAGGTCGCCGTGCCGTTCGTTTCCACCGGCCACTACAGCCTGCTGGCCGCGCTCAAGCACTGGAACATCGACCCGAGCAAGGTGCAGATCCTCAACCTGGCGCCACCGGCGATCACCGCTGCCTGGCAGCGTGGCGACATCGACGCCACCTACGTCTGGGATCCGGCGCTGGGTGTGGCCAAGGAAACCGGTAAGGTGCTGATCACCTCTGGCGAGCTCAGTGAGCTGGGCGCACCGACCTTCGATGCCTGGATCGTGCGCAAGGACTTCGCCGAGAAGCATCCGGAAATCGTGCGTGCCTTCGCCAAGGTCACCCTCGATGCCTACGCCAACTACCGCAAGGATCCGCAAGCCTGGCTGGCCAACCCGGACAACATCGCCAAGGTGGTGAAACTTTCCGGCGCCAAGGCCGAAGACATCCCGCTGCTGTTGCAGGGCAACGTCTTCCCGCTGGCCGCCGACCAGGTCACCGCCCTCGGTGCGCCGACCACCCAGGCCGTCAGCGCCACCGCGGGCTTCCTCAAGGAGCAAGGCAAGGTGGACAAGGTGTTGCCGGACTACGCGCCCTACGTCAGCAACCAGTACATCACCAACTGA
- a CDS encoding MotA/TolQ/ExbB proton channel family protein, giving the protein MNLLVDSPFQSVEHAVIWLLIGFSVVTWGLALIKGIQFARQRHQDRQFQKGFWSATSLDSAAEQSAGQNGAVARVAQAGFAAIQVQGGQPTDLAQSINHQDRLERSLRQQIQRERRSLEAGLAVVASIGSTSPFIGLFGTVWGIMEALKGISAAGNASLETVAGPIGAALVATGVGIAVAVPAVLVYNYFLRRLKLTAADLDDFAHDFYSLAQKSAFKVIVSPRAGKGAPVTGDAGVAKEAV; this is encoded by the coding sequence ATGAACCTGCTCGTAGATTCTCCCTTTCAATCGGTCGAACACGCGGTCATCTGGCTGCTGATCGGCTTCTCCGTGGTCACCTGGGGGCTGGCGCTGATCAAGGGCATCCAGTTCGCCCGCCAGCGCCATCAGGATCGCCAGTTCCAGAAAGGCTTCTGGAGCGCCACCAGCCTCGACAGCGCCGCCGAGCAGAGCGCCGGGCAGAACGGCGCGGTCGCTCGTGTGGCCCAGGCCGGCTTCGCTGCGATTCAGGTGCAAGGTGGCCAGCCGACCGACCTGGCGCAGTCGATCAATCACCAGGATCGCCTCGAGCGTTCCCTGCGCCAGCAGATCCAGCGCGAGCGTCGTTCGCTGGAAGCCGGCCTGGCGGTGGTCGCTTCCATCGGCTCCACCTCGCCCTTCATCGGCCTGTTCGGCACCGTGTGGGGCATCATGGAAGCCCTCAAGGGCATCAGCGCGGCGGGTAATGCCAGCCTGGAAACCGTGGCAGGCCCCATCGGTGCCGCACTGGTCGCCACCGGCGTGGGCATCGCCGTCGCCGTGCCGGCGGTGCTGGTCTACAACTACTTCCTGCGCCGCCTGAAGCTGACCGCCGCCGACCTCGACGACTTCGCCCACGACTTCTACAGCCTGGCGCAGAAGAGTGCATTTAAGGTCATCGTCAGCCCGCGTGCTGGCAAGGGTGCCCCTGTGACCGGCGACGCCGGCGTCGCGAAGGAGGCGGTCTGA
- a CDS encoding energy transducer TonB, with protein MGNVLKADNLSEVLWRDTRKPGELRDLGVSVRQALGLQRLAPQAGKPVLGRREAILLGVFALTLHVAAISWLASRPEPVLPEVPVQIPPMTIEFTSAAPPVVEPPPPEVIPEPEPVVEPPPPVVEELAVKPPPKPKPKPQPPKQEAKPAPKPVEAPPPPPTPAPVAEAPPAPPVEIPPSASAGYLKNPAPEYPSLAQRRGWEGTVLLRVHVLANGKPSDIQIQRSSGRDVLDESAIRAVKRWSFVPAKRGDEAIAGWVSVPLEFRLN; from the coding sequence ATGGGCAATGTCCTCAAAGCCGACAACCTTTCCGAAGTGCTCTGGCGTGATACACGCAAGCCGGGCGAACTACGTGATCTAGGTGTCAGCGTACGCCAGGCTTTGGGCCTGCAGCGCCTTGCGCCACAAGCTGGCAAGCCGGTACTGGGCCGCCGCGAAGCGATTCTGCTCGGCGTGTTCGCCCTGACCCTGCATGTCGCAGCCATTTCCTGGCTGGCCAGCCGGCCCGAGCCGGTGCTGCCGGAAGTGCCGGTGCAGATTCCACCGATGACCATCGAATTCACCAGCGCGGCACCGCCCGTGGTCGAGCCACCGCCTCCGGAAGTGATTCCCGAGCCGGAACCCGTGGTCGAGCCACCACCGCCAGTGGTCGAGGAGCTGGCGGTGAAACCGCCGCCCAAACCCAAGCCCAAACCACAGCCGCCCAAGCAGGAAGCCAAGCCGGCGCCGAAGCCGGTCGAGGCGCCACCTCCGCCGCCAACCCCGGCGCCCGTGGCAGAAGCACCGCCCGCGCCACCGGTGGAGATTCCACCGTCGGCCAGCGCCGGCTACCTGAAGAACCCGGCGCCCGAGTACCCCTCGCTGGCGCAACGGCGAGGCTGGGAAGGCACCGTTCTGCTGCGCGTACACGTGCTGGCCAATGGCAAGCCGAGCGACATCCAGATTCAGCGCAGCAGCGGCCGCGACGTGCTCGACGAGTCCGCCATCCGCGCAGTCAAGCGCTGGAGCTTCGTGCCGGCCAAGCGTGGCGACGAAGCCATCGCCGGCTGGGTATCGGTACCGCTGGAATTCCGTTTGAACTGA